The genomic region TTAATCACCCCATCCACAATACCTTCCATCTCTCCAATTACCTCACCCCAGCACAATACGTTAGCTTATTTAATTCGGGtttccttaattttcgtgtcaCCCTTGAATAGGGACAGTTATCCGGAATAGGAGGGAATATGTTATTAGTAACAaaataaattatataaaataatatcattACTTTTTCGGTAAAAGAAAAACTTGCATTACAAATATTCATGTTTTCTTACGATTTTAATTTGAGTAAATCTAATTTTAACTTTTCAAattaaaatataatgatataaaaaatatgaaaaataaatgaattgtcaaattaaaatctataaataatatactaaaaaaagtaaaatattatatatatcgtGCATAGATTGCACAGGGTCTATAATAATTTtctataaattattttaattagtgAGTATACAAATACTCACATATGATGGTGTTATCATGGTAAGATCGATTTTCTTAACGTGAATTATCTTATATCTTCGATAATTCAATcctaatctatatatatatatatatataaaaaaaagagttttttcgagcgattctaggcTGTCCACATCATcacaaattaatttaggaaagttttataaataatatttttgatgtaaaaaataaagtggtaaatcttttaattactataataatatatatttcctattttatagtcaaacgatgtttctaattttcatatgaaaacttttacatttcatttggcaaaataatgccgctaaaaaaattatgaaaataatataattagattcgtagtaagaaatgctatcattagagtataaatttcatataatttgcacatatttaagatgatgtacttcttaatatgttatatgttctacattgaagttataaatattagaattctcccacatcgaaagattaacataaggtgagccgatcctatgattataaatagaagacatcCTTGGAACTCagatatcaacccaaaatcttttgagtctctcaagtattgtcttagagagttcttaagaGTTAAGAGTTTGTAGCATTATCTCcataatatgatataaaaaataatgtggaggatgttttaattattataatatatattttctatattatattcagtgatgtttatagtttttatataaaaacttttacatttcattcgtaaaagtatcgttaaaaaattatgaaaattatataattagattcgtgataaAAAAAATTCTATAATTATAGTATAGATTttttatcatttgcacatattttaattatgataaaaaaagaaaaaacatagTATAgtaatcgggttggatgtcgaactaggtgcgaaaaaagatggtgtattttgcACTTCTTAGTATGTTTTTTGTCCCACATTAATAATTTAGTGGTGTTACTATATAATGTTTAAATAGTAAAAATGTTCCGCATCGGAAAATTACCATAAAATGGGTTGATCCTATGAtattgttaaaaaaattatgaaaataatataattagattcatggtaaaaaaaatgttattatttgcatatattaaaGATGATATAATTCTTAAGGGTCGTTTGGTTCGAGATGAAGGAATGGAACGGAGTATGATATCATAGATGTATGAGATTCCAAAACCTTTCCATCTCACAGTTTTTTAGTTTAATCTAAATAAGTAAGGGGAAGGAATGAAGTTTCTTGAAGGGGAGAAGGTGGATGTGAGTTTCCAAGGGGTTGAGATGGAGTTAAAATCTATTGAGTATCTAACTCCTCCAAAATCACCGAACCAAACACTTGAATAGATTCAATCCATTTCATTCTATTCCAAACTAGCCAACCAGGCACccattagtatgttatatgtcccacattgaacatataaataatagaattgtcccatatcgaaaccattagtatgttatatgtcccacattgaacatataaataatagaattgtcccatatcGAAAGATTAACAAAAGTGGAGTGAACATATGATTGTCCCACATTGaacatattaattattataatttattataattataattataataattaaaagattctacgCTTTATTTTTtgcatcaaaaaatattatttacaatactttcctaaattaatttttaggaaACTCCACCTTTATATCTGATgtggacaattcaactatttatatgtagtatattcaccacatctacattatttttcattGTGGGACAAATAATATACTTAGAAAAATATCATATCATATATATAAGAATAGAAAAATCGTACGAACATAGTATAGTATCTTCTCATTATTAATCGTGTTGGATGTCGAACTGGGTGCGAAAAAGATAGTGTATTTCTGACAATGGTATTTgttccatattgaaaaataatgtaggtgttgttaatatataatgtataaatagtcgaattgtctcacatcgaaaaattactataaggtggggtgaatctatgattataaatatgagtcatctttGTAACTTTAATATCAGCCAAATTTTTTTTAGAGTTTTTTAAGTATTGTCTTATTAgagtttctattattattatctctttaatagcaaaatttatttattatttatttttttcgcATAATCAATAAACGATAGACGTGTATGTATTTATCAATTATTttctttgaaagagatattttaatcatatgtaaacaaatgattagatgTAAATATTaatgttttataatatttttttcattataatcaagttaattaacccgttgcaacgcacgggctttCAACCTAGTGAGTAATTATAATAGAGTTTTAACGGAAGTCATCTTATATATTATCAATTTATCACGGTAAGATCGATTTTATTCTTCTCTCAAATTTTGTtgaaactttatttattttccaAATTAATTTTTTCTCAAAAGGTTTTCTAACGTCAATTTATTTAGCGAGCTTTTATTACAGCAATATTAtgaatcaatatctatctatattaataaaggaagcttttttcaagcgattatagagagtccaattttagcaacctaaataaaataaatcctaattttatttaatactccctcctattctaaataactgtcccatttgccatttccgtctattcacataactgtcccatttgccatatttggacatggtttTTTATTTTCCTACCCTtaactcttttctttatttaccacctaAATCACTCATAActcatcatattcaatacttttcattatttaactcatatattcttacccctatataataattttcattattttatctatattccttaattttcgtgtcaTTGTCTAAATGAGACACTTAttcagaataggagggagtaatttttatAAATAAAGAATTTATACGATAGAGTTTGATAGATATACAAACTAAATAATTTATACGATAGAGTTTGAATGATATACAAATTAGGGAATTATCACTATATATAAAGTGGTATGATGAGCCTACCAAGCATATTTTATTTCCCATTCTATTTTATTCTTACGTTTCTCTTCTTTTATTGCAATTTACGGAGTATTCTTTATTTTTGCTATTTTGTTTGTGAATCTAATTAACTTTATCTTGCTTTTTAATGTCAGATTAGAAGAATATCAAGCAATCTCACTATGCTTAATGCTTTGATTTTAGATTGGAACTTTGGAAGAGACTTTATAAGCAATTAAACATGTACCCTCCAACACTCCGTATTAGACATTGAAAGTCATCTCTGAATACGTTGTCAATTCTTCATCCATTTTTATTTGGTACAATAGTGTGATCTGTATGATTTGCAGCATTCAAGATCCCCGCAAAtgaaatttttgttgttgttcccCCTTACCCTTATGACTTTACTTTGAGAAAGCACTTTTATTTGAAGTAGTAATCTATTTTATTGTAATGTTTACTAGCCATGGGAGGAATGTATTGTCCACAAAAGTAAAAATAAACGTGTGGGGTCGGAAGACAAGAGGATGAAGCAAAATAAACGATATTTTAATTGGTTGTAAGAGGAGAATGTAAAAAGAAGGTAAATAACAGAAGCTAGATAGTAATTCGCTATTCCGTTTCTTATTATTCACGATAAGAACAAGACGGGTTAAAGTATTAGGCTTTTAACAAAAGAAAACACACTTTTATCGTTATCAAACTGGTAAAGCACGGGGAACCGTAATACAATTGATTATCTATTTATACTATTATTCCTCTAACAAAATAGTGTGTTATGTTTAGGTAAATAACAATGTTACGATAATATTAGAACATACCAAAGGTTTTTGATAAATCATGATTGTAGACAACACTTCAATATTACCATTAAAGTTATATAGACCCTTGACAAGATTATAATACTGTGTAATTTTTTGTAATTAAAACACATGACATAAAAAATTATTGATGATGAATTTTAACATGCTATTTTAAACTTAGTGATGAACCAGTGATTATATGTAATAAAGGTCCAATCTTGACtcgggaaaaaaaaaaagaaaaaagaaaaaacctTTCTTAAACGAGCTTTAGTCAACATGGAATTTGATGGGTATTTGGCATGTATAGTACAACTATAATGAGATAAATTTTTTATCCATATGATAAGAGTTCCAATTTATGAGTCTGGCATGAATGTGATGAATAATGTCTATCAGCTTAGGAGTAAGTTTCCTAAAATACCGTCTTGAATTTGATTAGTGTGTGAGATATAGTAAAACTAAACTACTTTTAAAAGtagcaaaaagaaaaggaaaagaaaagaaatcaattacacctcatattatattataaatattatataaaCATTATTGAGGGATTGTCTTTCAGGAGAATTGTGCAAtcttagaatatggtttttgttgGTATAATAACGTAGATAATTCACAAGTTTAAAAAATAGGAGTCGGATGTAAATTTTATTTCTAAATAAAATGGTACAGGGTGTTTATTAGGAGATTGGGCCTATACTAGGCCCGACTACCATTAGGGTTAGCCAAATTAGGGTTAAGTTCTAGGATTAGTGGTATTATAAATACCCTCACCATAATCATGTAAGTCACAACAATCAATAATACATTCTCACTTCTATGCAATTCTTCCCCTCTCTATAATTCTAACATGGTATCGAGCTTGGTTTAATTTCTAAAAAACGTCATTTTTTTTCTCTCCTTGCCATGACTGGCGGAGATAACATTCCACAAACGGACAATTCCGTCCCTAAAATCGATCCCCTTTCTCCTTTCTACCTAGGCTCGGGTGATTTGCCTAGCCTCAAACTATCCACCATTCTTCTCAATCATCGAAATTATGACAATTGGAGCCGCTCGATTCGTATGTCGTTAAAATCGCGTCGCAAGTTTGGCTTCTGTGATGGCTCCATTAAAAAACCGTCTGACGAACCCTTGCTAGGGCAATGGGAGGTTATCCATTGTACCATTGTTTCTTGGCTGCGTGCGACCATCGATCCGGATGTTCTCGAAAGCATTCCGTATGTTGAAGACGCTACTGCCATGTGGAAGGATTTGGAGGAGCGATTTGCTGTCGTTGATGGTACGTCTATTCACTCTTTGAAAACTGAATTGGGTGAATGTCGTCAAACAAAAGGTATGTCCGTTACTCAATACTACGGCAAATTAAAATCTTTATGGGACGCAATATCTATTCATGAACCCCCTTTCGCTTGTCAATGTGGGAAATGCACTTGCGATATTGTTGGAAAGGCGATTAAGCGTCTTGATAATGAGCGATTGCATCAGTTTTTTATGGGATTAGACCGTAGCTTGTATGGGAGATTGGGCCTATACTAGGCCCGGCTACCATTAGGGTTAGCCAAATTAGGGTTAAGTTCTAGGATGAGTGGTATTATAAATACCCTCACCATAATCATGTAAGTCACAACAATCAATAATACATTCTCACTTCTATGCAATTCTTCCCCTCTCTATAATTCTAACAGTGTTCATTATGTTTTTTTTAATAAGGGAAAAAACAGACAAATCACTAAAATCATATCAAAACTGTAATTTAGTTGTGCACTCAAAATTTCAGGCAACACAGTTAATATGTCAAATGTCGGAGACACAATATCATTTTTGTACTTAAATTAATCCATTGCAATTTGTTAAAATTGTTAAATTTGTCataatatgttaaaaaaatatgaaaaatgttGCGGTTTCAATGAATAGGGGAAAATCAATTTAATAAAAAAGGCTATGGATATAAGAGTAAAAGCTTTTGTAAGAAATCATACTCCGGTGACCAAAAcattaattattttagtttaaagcATGCTTTTAATTAGAAAAAAATAACCAAATAATCAATTTTCTCAATTCCTCTTAAGATGTAAAATGTATTAGTCTTACAAAAAATTAAATAACACGATATTATTTCTGGACACGtacatcgcacgggcattaaatctagtatataaataaaagaggctttttttcgAGACACATTTCCCTACTATAAATAGAAAATAactaattgtttaaaattttctattagaaataggaataCAAGTTTTCTATTAGACAtagaaataattaattatttataattttcctattagaaatgagaaataatttacaatttattaatattagaaaaatattcattaatatttttacacttattattaaattagaaaaaaaatCGATATATTAGCACTATCCAATTTTCTGGAAATGTGTTAAATATGATAATTCACAACATAAAATGTTTGTAAGAGATTAACAACATAAAATTTAAACAGTCAATTTAAGCAatgatcaattttttttttttaacaaaaggtcatgaaaaacacataaaaaagCAAGAATAGTTTTTCCCTAACTTAGTGAAAGACCATCTCTCAAAAGCTTTTGTTGTGACAattttacatgcataaaaaagggtactattcaattatatcgagtaaattaattattatttatgctctatttttttttgtataaattgagcacatcatcaatataatttagggagatacgaattggggaaaGGTTCCGATAATGAGTTCGATAGGTGTTTGAGGTATTAGAAATAAGGATGACTGCGTCGGATTTGGTGGTTAATTACTTAATTTCATCATTGGTTTAATTAGTGGGTGTGGAAGTAGGATGGATGAAAACTTTGATATTATTAATTAgagaaaaatatatataaatgagGTAATTTTATTAACTAAATATCATATGTGTAGAACGAACCAATACTAAATGTAAAAAACACTTATTATTAAGTAGGAAAACTACTAGATAAATTGGAAAATAAACATATATTAAGAAATAAACTAACTTTGTAGTATCATATGGATAAA from Silene latifolia isolate original U9 population chromosome 3, ASM4854445v1, whole genome shotgun sequence harbors:
- the LOC141649708 gene encoding uncharacterized protein LOC141649708, coding for MSLKSRRKFGFCDGSIKKPSDEPLLGQWEVIHCTIVSWLRATIDPDVLESIPYVEDATAMWKDLEERFAVVDGTSIHSLKTELGECRQTKGMSVTQYYGKLKSLWDAISIHEPPFACQCGKCTCDIVGKAIKRLDNERLHQFFMGLDRSLYGRLGLY